A DNA window from Gigantopelta aegis isolate Gae_Host chromosome 4, Gae_host_genome, whole genome shotgun sequence contains the following coding sequences:
- the LOC121372529 gene encoding kielin/chordin-like protein: MDLRLVILVLCQIFVSVLSDGCRVGDKTYAPGENYTAEDGCNMCICTNTSISACTKKACITIPTQTSCVVGNNSYNHSELFSAEDGCNVCRCFNGKPKCTHWRLCWPEEKTQCTVGDKVYKHKERFMAEDGCNRCKCAYGKVRCSNSSRCLSPECKVGDKTYKHREVFLAEDGCNTCTCRYGRARCTRRLCHPKEEKVEKVKE, translated from the exons ATGGATCTCAGACTTGTGATTCTCGTTCTCTGTCAGATATTCG tttcaGTCTTATCAGATGGTTGTAGAGTTGGTGACAAGACATACGCCCCTGGAGAAAATTATACAGCTGAGGACGGGTGCAACATGTGTATCTGCACAAACACGAGCATTTCTGCATGCACGAAGAAAGCTTGCATCACCATACCAACACAGACAAGCTGCGTAGTGGGAAACAACTCGTATAATCATTCAGAGTTATTCTCTGCCGAGGACGGATGTAACGTTTGCAGATGCTTTAACGGAAAACCGAAGTGTACACATTGGCGGCTGTGTTGGCCAGAAGAGAAGACGCAGTGCACAGTGGGAGacaaggtttataagcacaagGAGAGGTTCATGGCAGAAGATGGGTGTAACCGATGTAAGTGTGCCTACGGTAAAGTCAGGTGTTCAAACTCGTCGCGGTGTCTGTCTCCAGAGTGCAAAGTGGGCGATAAGACGTACAAACACAGAGAAGTGTTTCTGGCAGAAGACGGATGCAATACGTGCACTTGTCGGTATGGACGTGCTAGGTGCACACGGCGTTTGTGTCATCCTAAGGAAGAGAAGGTGGAGAAAGTCAAGGAGTAG
- the LOC121372095 gene encoding kielin/chordin-like protein: protein MDLRLAILVLWLTFVSVLSQDETVTCTNNDKTYAPGESYPAGDGCNTCTCSENGVSGCTQMGCKTNPKVCTVGAKTYAPGESYTAEDGCNTCTCSENGVSACTLKACVTKPKGKSCVVGDNSYKHFEIFTAEDGCNRCICFNGNPRCTNRPSCWPEEKKQCTAGDKVYKHMEKFTADDGCNPCRCIYDKVRCLHLSRCMDPEKNKCTVGDKTYNHTEVFLAEDGCNRCWCFATKISCTRRACPMGCEKAGKTYKHGEIARLVDGCNSCRCWSGKLTCSSLVCDASCTVDGKVFQSGTSFTHPDGCNKCFCRHGRAGCTRLLCPPKEGKVDNVEEEKVENEEKEEEKVVDEKIVDEEEKEEEKKEKEDEVEE from the exons ATGGATCTCAGACTTGCCATTCTCGTTCTCTGGCTGACATTCG tttcagTTTTATCCCAGGACGAGACAGTAACATGCACCAATAACGACAAGACGTACGCCCCTGGGGAATCGTACCCAGCTGGGGACGGCTGTAACACCTGCACGTGCTCAGAAAACGGAGTTTCGGGATGCACACAAATGGGTTGTAAAACTAATCCAAAAGTCTGTACAGTTGGGGCCAAGACATACGCTCCTGGAGAATCGTACACAGCTGAGGATGGCTGTAATACATGCACGTGCTCAGAAAATGGAGTTTCTGCCTGCACGCTGAAAGCTTGCGTGACCAAACCGAAAGGAAAAAGCTGCGTAGTGGGAGACAACTCGTACAAGCATTTCGAGATCTTCACCGCCGAGGACGGATGTAACAGATGCATATGTTTTAACGGTAATCCCAGGTGTACAAACAGGCCATCGTGTTGGCCAGAAGAGAAGAAACAGTGCACCGCGGGAGacaaggtttataagcacatgGAGAAGTTCACGGCAGATGATGGGTGTAACCCATGTAGGTGTATCTACGATAAAGTCAGGTGTTTACACCTGTCGCGGTGTATGGACCCAGAGAAGAACAAGTGCACAGTGGGCGACAAGACGTACAACCACACAGAAGTGTTTTTGGCAGAAGATGGATGCAACAGATGCTGGTGCTTCGCGACGAAGATTTCATGCACCAGACGGGCGTGTCCCATGGGCTGTGAAAAAGCGGGCAAGACGTACAAGCACGGGGAAATCGCTCGCCTAGTGGATGGCTGCAACTCATGCAGGTGTTGGTCTGGGAAGCTGACCTGCTCCAGTCTCGTCTGCGATGCTAGCTGCACTGTCGATGGCAAGGTGTTTCAAAGTGGCACCAGCTTCACCCATCCAGACGGATGCAATAAATGCTTTTGTCGGCATGGACGTGCTGGGTGCACACGACTTTTGTGTCCTCCTAAGGAAGGGAAGGTGGATAACGTGGAGGAGGAAAAAGTGGAGAATGAGGAGAAGGAAGAGGAGAAAGTGGTGGATGAGAAAATAGTGGATGAGGAGGAGAAGGAAGAGGAAAAGAAGGAGAAAGAGGATGAGGTGGAGGAGTAG
- the LOC121372097 gene encoding LOW QUALITY PROTEIN: trichohyalin-like (The sequence of the model RefSeq protein was modified relative to this genomic sequence to represent the inferred CDS: substituted 2 bases at 2 genomic stop codons): protein MTLNLFRFQNVDIPDHIRYLSAQIRGPATTSGYVQHPNVYENLLYVYKKERMRNRGKKERENEKEQQQQQNPEKSREQNRTEQRRAEQGRIKRSRTEQSRGQQNREEQIRAEQSRAEQSRTEQSRQEMSRTEKRRAEQSRAEQNRREGQNRAEQNRREGQNRAEQNRTEEKGRTEKNRTEQKGRTEQSRVKQKRREGQNRAEQNKKEEKCRTEQRAGQNRTKQNRAEKGRTEQGSAEQNAAETKIVETRRAEQRREEKSSSREEEEKSSAEKGRTDQRRAEQSRAEQSRAAEKRREDLSRAETKRAKQRRAEKRRTEKSRAAEKRREEQSRAETRRTEQRRKSRTEKSREEKNREEQSRAEQSSREEKRRSEQSXDEKSRTEKSREEKNREEQSSREEKIXAELRREEQNREEQRRAEQKKREYQSRAETRRAEQRRVEKRRTEKIRDEHSRAEHWRAEQSREEQSREEQRREEQGVKEKSRTEQSREEKNREEKGRTQKGITEHGRADKRRADQNRADKGIAEQSREEKRRAG, encoded by the exons aagaaagagagaatgagaaatagaggaaagaaagaaagagagaatgagaaagag caacaacaacaacaaaacccagaGAAGAGcagagaacagaacagaacagaacagagaAGAGCAGAGCAGGGTAGAATAAAGAGGAGTAGAACAGAACAGAGCAGAGGACAGCAGAACAGAGAAGAACAGATAAGAGCAGAGCAGAGCAGAGCAGAGCagagcagaacagaacagagcaGACAAGAGATGAGCAGAACAGAGAAGAGAAGGGCAGAACAGAGCagagcagaacagaacagaagagAAGGGCAGAACagagcagaacagaacagaagagAAGGGCAGAACAGAGCagagcagaacagaacagaagagAAGGGCAGAACAGagaagaacagaacagaacagaaggGCAGAACAGAGCAGAGCAGAGTAAAAcagaagagaagagaagggCAGAACAGAGCAGAGcagaacaaaaaagaagagaagtgCAGAACAGAACAAAGAGCAGGGCAGAACAGAACAAAGCAGAACAGAGCAGAGAAGGGCAGAACAGAGCAGGGAAGCGCAGAGCAGAACGCAGCAGAGACGAAAATAGTAGAAACGAGAAGAGCAGAacagagaagagaagagaagagtaGT AGTAGAGAAGAGGAAGAGAAAAGCAGTGCAGAGAAAGGCAGAACAGATCAGAGAAGAGCAGAGCAGAGCAGAGCGGAGCAGAGCAGAGCAgcagagaagagaagagaagatcTGAGCAGAGCTGAGACGAAAAGAGCAAAACAGAGAAGAGCAGAGAAGAGAAGAACAGAGAAGAGCAGAGCAgcagagaagagaagagaagagcaGAGCAGAGCTGAGACGAGAAGAACAGAACAGAGAAGA AAGAGCAGAACAGAAAAGAGCAGAGAAGAGAAGAACAGAGAAGAGCAGAGCAGAGCAGAGCAGAGCAgcagagaagagaagagaagatcTGAGCAGAGCTGAGACGAGAAGAGTAGAACAGAGAAGAGCAGAGAAGAGAAGAACAGAGAAGAGCAGAGCAGCAGAGAAGAGAAGATCTGAGCAGAGCTGAGACGAGAAGAGCAGAACAGAGAAGAGCAGAGAAGAGCAGAGCAGAAGAAAAGAGAATATCAGAGCAGAGCTGAGACGAGAAGAGCAGAACAGAGAAGAGTAGAGAAGAGAAGAACAGAGAAGATCAGAGACGAACATAGCAGAGCAGAACACTGGAGAGCAGAACAAAGCAGAGAAGAGCAGAGCAGAGAAGAACAGAGAAGAGAAGAGCAGGGCGTAAAAGAGAAGAGCAGAACTGAACAGTCCAGAGAAGAGAAAAACAGAGAAGAGAAGGGCAGAACACAGAAGGGCATAACGGAACACGGTAGGGCAGACAAGAGAAGAGCAGACCAGAACAGAGCAGATAAGGGAATAGCAGAACAGAgcagagaagagaagagaagagcaGGATAG